One genomic segment of Belonocnema kinseyi isolate 2016_QV_RU_SX_M_011 chromosome 2, B_treatae_v1, whole genome shotgun sequence includes these proteins:
- the LOC117168505 gene encoding another transcription unit protein isoform X2, which translates to MPPLIEHLRDSSGDSDSDSGSASSASSRSASPASHAAAPTPGGARSERSEDERPRSAASNGSGSGPASPRTQKSTSASPARSENKSGSHRSQTGSPHSARSASPTSQKTGRSRSGSAQSARSESPGSPTSRRSGKSHSRSPGQKSKTPGSPHSNASGSAPGSPQSNKSASPKSRRSGSPASRRSHTSRRSGSQTSHTSRRSGSQTSHASRRSGSQTSHASRRSGSQTSNASRRSGSRASPESRRSRSRASRASRRSGSQTSHVSRRSGSKTSPAGRRSGSRASRTSRRSGSRASHVSKRSGSQASHASRRSGSRASRSSKRSGSQTSHASRRSGSKTSPASRSGSHASRTSRRSRSRVSRASKRSGSQSSRASRRSGSRASRSSKRSGSQTSHTSRRSGSQASRASKRSGSQASHTSKRSGSQASHTSKRSRSRASRSSKRSESRASLASKRSESRASRVSKRSRSRASRSDSRTSRRSGSQTSHTSKRSGSHTSRTSRRSSSAGSAKSHGSPKSRRSASPKDRSENESEKSLKIAGDGQDKKSEDGSDVEGPSRKRKESEKSEAEMDPVLKKKRALIDSDSEPEPEKETGPEPTADALFGDASDISTDDEKDKTEETTVQERRSKSRSRSKSRSKSRSRSRSRSRSRGRSDSGGEGPSTQKPLIEDDEEKEKEDEVEPPPETRIDVEIPKISTDLGKEIHFVKLPNFLSVETRPFDHETYEDEIDEEETLDEEGRARLKLKVENTIRWKDVFTESGKMVKESNARFVRWSDGSMSLHLGSEIFDVYKQPLQGDHNHLYIRQGTGLQGQAVFRTKLTFRPHSTESFTHRKMTMSLADRSQKTSGIKVLSHVGSNPDQNKHEMIKKEEEKLRMAMRVQTKNTKTPTGKRSAGRASAGYAADSYHDEGSDDEGAISLAAIKSQYKKGGAASNKTSNIYSSDEDGSDVEAVRPKKNVKSKAIQDSDESNSGSESGSGSGGEAEEAAENDASD; encoded by the exons ATGCCTCCCTTAATAGAACATTTGCGAGATTCGAGTGGAGATTCAG ATTCAGACAGCGGATCAGCATCCTCAGCTTCAAGCCGTAGTGCCAGTCCCGCATCTCATGCAGCAGCGCCCACCCCAGGTGGAGCAAGAAGTGAGCGATCAGAAGATGAGAGACCACGTTCTGCAGCCTCCAATGGCAGTGGCAGTGGACCAGCAAGCCCCAGAACTCAAAAGTCCACTAGCGCATCGCCGGCCAGGTCAGAAAACAAATCCGGTTCTCACAGATCCCAAACTGGTTCTCCACATTCAGCGCGTTCAGCAAGTCCCACTTCGCAAAAAACTGGCAGATCTCGCTCTGGATCTGCTCAAAGTGCCAGGTCCGAAAGTCCAGGCTCTCCCACAAGTCGCAGATCTGGAAAATCCCATTCCCGTTCTCCCGGTCAAAAATCAAAAACTCCAGGATCCCCGCATTCCAATGCTTCCGGCTCAGCTCCTGGATCCCCTCAAAGCAACAAATCCGCTTCTCCAAAAAGCAGGAGATCTGGCAGTCCAGCAAGCAGAAGGTCACACACAAGTAGGAGATCTGGAAGTCAAACATCTCACACAAGCAGGCGATCAGGCAGTCAAACTTCCCACGCTAGTCGAAGATCAGGAAGTCAAACTTCACATGCAAGTAGGAGATCGGGAAGTCAGACTTCAAATGCTAGTAGGAGATCCGGAAGTAGGGCTTCCCCTGAGAGCAGGAGGTCTAGAAGTCGAGCATCTCGGGCTAGCAGAAGATCTGGAAGTCAGACTTCGCACGTTAGTAGAAGATCTGGAAGTAAAACATCTCCCGCTGGCAGAAGATCAGGAAGTCGAGCCTCGCGTACTAGCAGACGGTCTGGAAGTCGAGCCTCTCATGTCAGCAAAAGATCCGGAAGCCAAGCCTCTCATGCCAGCAGAAGGTCTGGAAGTCGAGCATCTCGTTCTAGCAAAAGATCCGGAAGCCAGACTTCGCACGCTAGTAGAAGATCTGGAAGTAAAACTTCTCCCGCTAGCAGATCAGGAAGTCATGCCTCACGTACTAGCAGAAGATCTAGAAGTCGAGTATCTCGTGCTAGCAAAAGATCGGGAAGTCAATCCTCTCGTGCCAGCAGAAGGTCTGGAAGTCGAGCATCTCGTTCTAGCAAAAGATCCGGAAGTCAAACCTCTCATACGAGCAGAAGGTCTGGAAGCCAAGCCTCTCGTGCCAGCAAAAGATCTGGAAGTCAAGCCTCTCATACCAGTAAAAGATCTGGAAGTCAAGCCTCTCATACCAGCAAAAGGTCTCGAAGTAGAGCGTCTCGTTCTAGCAAAAGATCCGAAAGTCGAGCCTCTCTTGCCAGCAAAAGGTCTGAAAGTCGAGCCTCTCGCGTCAGCAAAAGGTCTAGAAGTCGAGCTTCTCGATCTGACAGTCGGACCTCTAGGAGATCTGGAAGCCAGACATCTCATACGAGTAAAAGATCAGGAAGTCATACTTCGAGGACAAGTAGGCGATCTAGTTCTGCCGGTTCTGCAAAATCACATGGCAGTCCAAAGTCCAGAAGATCTGCGAGTCCCAAGGATAGAAGTGAAAATGAGTctgagaaatctttgaaaatcgcag GAGATGGCCAAGATAAAAAATCTGAGGATGGAAGCGACGTCGAGGGTCCAAGTCGCAAACGTAAAGAAAGCGAAAAATCTGAAGCAGAGATGGACCCGGTCCTCAAGAAGAAACGGGCGCTGATCGATTCTGATTCAGAGCCTGAACCCGAGAAAGAAACAGGTCCAGAGCCGACGGCTGATGCACTTTTTGGAGATGCGAGCGATATCAGTACTGATGATGAAAAAGATAAAACTGAAGAAACAACGGTGCAAGAAAGAAGAAGCAAAAGTCGAAGTCGTAGCAAAAGTCGCAGCAAAAGTAGGAGTAGAAGTAGGAGCAGAAGTAGAAGTCGCGGTCGTTCTGATAGTGGAGGAGAAGGACCTAGTACACAAAAACCATTAATCGAGGAT gATGAAGAGAAGGAAAAGGAAGATGAGGTAGAGCCTCCGCCCGAAACGAGAATCGACGTTGAAATTCCCAAAATTAGTACCGATCTCGGTAAGGAGATTCACTTTGTAAAACTGCCAAATTTTTTGTCCGTCGAAACAAGACCTTTCGACCATGAAACTTATGAAGATGAAATCGACGAGGAGGAAACTCTCGATGAAGAGGGTCGAGCCAGATTGAAACTTAAGGTCGAGAATACAATCCGCTGGAAGGACGTTTTCACGGAGAGTGGAAAAATGGTCAAGGAAAGCAATGCCAGATTTGTCCGGTGGTCAGATGGCAGCATGTCTCTTCACCTCGGCTCCGAAATTTTCGATGTCTATAAGCAACCTCTGCAGGGCGATCACAATCATCTTTATATTCGACAGGGAACTGGTCTGCAAGGCCAGGCCGTTTTCAGAACCAAGTTGACTTTCAGGCCTCACTCGACAGAGTCCTTTACGCACAGGAAGATGACCATGTCTTTGGCTGATAGATCTCAAAAGACATCTGGAATCAAGGTCCTTTCCCACGTCGGCTCGAATCCGGACCAAAACAAACACGAGATGATCAAG AAAGAAGAAGAGAAACTGCGAATGGCGATGCGGGTTCAGACAAAAAACACCAAGACACCGACTGGGAAAAGAAGTGCGGGTCGCGCGTCTGCCGGATACGCAGCAGATTCATATCATGATGAAGGTTCAGATGATGAAGGTGCCATTTCTCTCGCAGCGATTAAGAGCCAGTACAAGAAAGGTGGGGCGGCTAGTAATAAAA CTTCCAATATATATTCCTCCGATGAAGATGGCTCAGACGTTGAAGCCGTGAGGCCAAAGAAAAACGTAAAAAGCAAGGCAATACAGGATTCCGACGAGTCCAATTCTGGGTCTGAAAGTGGATCTGGCAGTGGAGGAGAAGCTGAGGAAGCTGCTGAAAATGATGCTAGTGATTAA
- the LOC117168505 gene encoding another transcription unit protein isoform X4, producing the protein MPPLIEHLRDSSGDSDSDSGSASSASSRSASPASHAAAPTPGGARSERSEDERPRSAASNGSGSGPASPRTQKSTSASPARSENKSGSHRSQTGSPHSARSASPTSQKTGRSRSGSAQSARSESPGSPTSRRSGKSHSRSPGQKSKTPGSPHSNASGSAPGSPQSNKSASPKSRRSGSPASRRSHTSRRSGSQTSHTSRRSGSQTSHASRRSGSQTSHASRRSGSQTSNASRRSGSRASPESRRSRSRASRASRRSGSQTSHVSRRSGSKTSPAGRRSGSRASRTSRRSGSRASHVSKRSGSQASHASRRSGSRASRSSKRSGSQTSHASRRSGSKTSPASRSGSHASRTSRRSRSRVSRASKRSGSQSSRASRRSGSRASRSSKRSGSQTSHTSRRSGSQASRASKRSGSQASHTSKRSGSQASHTSKRSRSRASRSSKRSESRASLASKRSESRASRVSKRSRSRASRSDSRTSRRSGSQTSHTSKRSGSHTSRTSRRSSSAGSAKSHGSPKSRRSASPKDRSENESEKSLKIAGDGQDKKSEDGSDVEGPSRKRKESEKSEAEMDPVLKKKRALIDSDSEPEPEKETGPEPTADALFGDASDISTDDEKDKTEETTVQERRSKSRSRSKSRSKSRSRSRSRSRSRGRSDSGGEGPSTQKPLIEDDEEKEKEDEVEPPPETRIDVEIPKISTDLGKEIHFVKLPNFLSVETRPFDHETYEDEIDEEETLDEEGRARLKLKVENTIRWKDVFTESGKMVKESNARFVRWSDGSMSLHLGSEIFDVYKQPLQGDHNHLYIRQGTGLQGQAVFRTKLTFRPHSTESFTHRKMTMSLADRSQKTSGIKVLSHVGSNPDQNKHEMIKKEEEKLRMAMRVQTKNTKTPTGKRSAGRASAGYAADSYHDEGSDDEGAISLAAIKSQYKKASNIYSSDEDGSDVEAVRPKKNVKSKAIQDSDESNSGSESGSGSGGEAEEAAENDASD; encoded by the exons ATGCCTCCCTTAATAGAACATTTGCGAGATTCGAGTGGAGATTCAG ATTCAGACAGCGGATCAGCATCCTCAGCTTCAAGCCGTAGTGCCAGTCCCGCATCTCATGCAGCAGCGCCCACCCCAGGTGGAGCAAGAAGTGAGCGATCAGAAGATGAGAGACCACGTTCTGCAGCCTCCAATGGCAGTGGCAGTGGACCAGCAAGCCCCAGAACTCAAAAGTCCACTAGCGCATCGCCGGCCAGGTCAGAAAACAAATCCGGTTCTCACAGATCCCAAACTGGTTCTCCACATTCAGCGCGTTCAGCAAGTCCCACTTCGCAAAAAACTGGCAGATCTCGCTCTGGATCTGCTCAAAGTGCCAGGTCCGAAAGTCCAGGCTCTCCCACAAGTCGCAGATCTGGAAAATCCCATTCCCGTTCTCCCGGTCAAAAATCAAAAACTCCAGGATCCCCGCATTCCAATGCTTCCGGCTCAGCTCCTGGATCCCCTCAAAGCAACAAATCCGCTTCTCCAAAAAGCAGGAGATCTGGCAGTCCAGCAAGCAGAAGGTCACACACAAGTAGGAGATCTGGAAGTCAAACATCTCACACAAGCAGGCGATCAGGCAGTCAAACTTCCCACGCTAGTCGAAGATCAGGAAGTCAAACTTCACATGCAAGTAGGAGATCGGGAAGTCAGACTTCAAATGCTAGTAGGAGATCCGGAAGTAGGGCTTCCCCTGAGAGCAGGAGGTCTAGAAGTCGAGCATCTCGGGCTAGCAGAAGATCTGGAAGTCAGACTTCGCACGTTAGTAGAAGATCTGGAAGTAAAACATCTCCCGCTGGCAGAAGATCAGGAAGTCGAGCCTCGCGTACTAGCAGACGGTCTGGAAGTCGAGCCTCTCATGTCAGCAAAAGATCCGGAAGCCAAGCCTCTCATGCCAGCAGAAGGTCTGGAAGTCGAGCATCTCGTTCTAGCAAAAGATCCGGAAGCCAGACTTCGCACGCTAGTAGAAGATCTGGAAGTAAAACTTCTCCCGCTAGCAGATCAGGAAGTCATGCCTCACGTACTAGCAGAAGATCTAGAAGTCGAGTATCTCGTGCTAGCAAAAGATCGGGAAGTCAATCCTCTCGTGCCAGCAGAAGGTCTGGAAGTCGAGCATCTCGTTCTAGCAAAAGATCCGGAAGTCAAACCTCTCATACGAGCAGAAGGTCTGGAAGCCAAGCCTCTCGTGCCAGCAAAAGATCTGGAAGTCAAGCCTCTCATACCAGTAAAAGATCTGGAAGTCAAGCCTCTCATACCAGCAAAAGGTCTCGAAGTAGAGCGTCTCGTTCTAGCAAAAGATCCGAAAGTCGAGCCTCTCTTGCCAGCAAAAGGTCTGAAAGTCGAGCCTCTCGCGTCAGCAAAAGGTCTAGAAGTCGAGCTTCTCGATCTGACAGTCGGACCTCTAGGAGATCTGGAAGCCAGACATCTCATACGAGTAAAAGATCAGGAAGTCATACTTCGAGGACAAGTAGGCGATCTAGTTCTGCCGGTTCTGCAAAATCACATGGCAGTCCAAAGTCCAGAAGATCTGCGAGTCCCAAGGATAGAAGTGAAAATGAGTctgagaaatctttgaaaatcgcag GAGATGGCCAAGATAAAAAATCTGAGGATGGAAGCGACGTCGAGGGTCCAAGTCGCAAACGTAAAGAAAGCGAAAAATCTGAAGCAGAGATGGACCCGGTCCTCAAGAAGAAACGGGCGCTGATCGATTCTGATTCAGAGCCTGAACCCGAGAAAGAAACAGGTCCAGAGCCGACGGCTGATGCACTTTTTGGAGATGCGAGCGATATCAGTACTGATGATGAAAAAGATAAAACTGAAGAAACAACGGTGCAAGAAAGAAGAAGCAAAAGTCGAAGTCGTAGCAAAAGTCGCAGCAAAAGTAGGAGTAGAAGTAGGAGCAGAAGTAGAAGTCGCGGTCGTTCTGATAGTGGAGGAGAAGGACCTAGTACACAAAAACCATTAATCGAGGAT gATGAAGAGAAGGAAAAGGAAGATGAGGTAGAGCCTCCGCCCGAAACGAGAATCGACGTTGAAATTCCCAAAATTAGTACCGATCTCGGTAAGGAGATTCACTTTGTAAAACTGCCAAATTTTTTGTCCGTCGAAACAAGACCTTTCGACCATGAAACTTATGAAGATGAAATCGACGAGGAGGAAACTCTCGATGAAGAGGGTCGAGCCAGATTGAAACTTAAGGTCGAGAATACAATCCGCTGGAAGGACGTTTTCACGGAGAGTGGAAAAATGGTCAAGGAAAGCAATGCCAGATTTGTCCGGTGGTCAGATGGCAGCATGTCTCTTCACCTCGGCTCCGAAATTTTCGATGTCTATAAGCAACCTCTGCAGGGCGATCACAATCATCTTTATATTCGACAGGGAACTGGTCTGCAAGGCCAGGCCGTTTTCAGAACCAAGTTGACTTTCAGGCCTCACTCGACAGAGTCCTTTACGCACAGGAAGATGACCATGTCTTTGGCTGATAGATCTCAAAAGACATCTGGAATCAAGGTCCTTTCCCACGTCGGCTCGAATCCGGACCAAAACAAACACGAGATGATCAAG AAAGAAGAAGAGAAACTGCGAATGGCGATGCGGGTTCAGACAAAAAACACCAAGACACCGACTGGGAAAAGAAGTGCGGGTCGCGCGTCTGCCGGATACGCAGCAGATTCATATCATGATGAAGGTTCAGATGATGAAGGTGCCATTTCTCTCGCAGCGATTAAGAGCCAGTACAAGAAAG CTTCCAATATATATTCCTCCGATGAAGATGGCTCAGACGTTGAAGCCGTGAGGCCAAAGAAAAACGTAAAAAGCAAGGCAATACAGGATTCCGACGAGTCCAATTCTGGGTCTGAAAGTGGATCTGGCAGTGGAGGAGAAGCTGAGGAAGCTGCTGAAAATGATGCTAGTGATTAA
- the LOC117168505 gene encoding another transcription unit protein isoform X3, whose amino-acid sequence MPPLIEHLRDSSGDSDSDSGSASSASSRSASPASHAAAPTPGGARSERSEDERPRSAASNGSGSGPASPRTQKSTSASPARSENKSGSHRSQTGSPHSARSASPTSQKTGRSRSGSAQSARSESPGSPTSRRSGKSHSRSPGQKSKTPGSPHSNASGSAPGSPQSNKSASPKSRRSGSPASRRSHTSRRSGSQTSHTSRRSGSQTSHASRRSGSQTSHASRRSGSQTSNASRRSGSRASPESRRSRSRASRASRRSGSQTSHVSRRSGSKTSPAGRRSGSRASRTSRRSGSRASHVSKRSGSQASHASRRSGSRASRSSKRSGSQTSHASRRSGSKTSPASRSGSHASRTSRRSRSRVSRASKRSGSQSSRASRRSGSRASRSSKRSGSQTSHTSRRSGSQASRASKRSGSQASHTSKRSGSQASHTSKRSRSRASRSSKRSESRASLASKRSESRASRVSKRSRSRASRSDSRTSRRSGSQTSHTSKRSGSHTSRTSRRSSSAGSAKSHGSPKSRRSASPKDRSENESEKSLKIAGDGQDKKSEDGSDVEGPSRKRKESEKSEAEMDPVLKKKRALIDSDSEPEPEKETGPEPTADALFGDASDISTDDEKDKTEETTVQERRSKSRSRSKSRSKSRSRSRSRSRSRGRSDSGGEGPSTQKPLIEDDEEKEKEDEVEPPPETRIDVEIPKISTDLGKEIHFVKLPNFLSVETRPFDHETYEDEIDEEETLDEEGRARLKLKVENTIRWKDVFTESGKMVKESNARFVRWSDGSMSLHLGSEIFDVYKQPLQGDHNHLYIRQGTGLQGQAVFRTKLTFRPHSTESFTHRKMTMSLADRSQKTSGIKVLSHVGSNPDQNKHEMIKKEEEKLRMAMRVQTKNTKTPTGKRSAGRASAGYAADSYHDEGSDDEGAISLAAIKSQYKKVASNIYSSDEDGSDVEAVRPKKNVKSKAIQDSDESNSGSESGSGSGGEAEEAAENDASD is encoded by the exons ATGCCTCCCTTAATAGAACATTTGCGAGATTCGAGTGGAGATTCAG ATTCAGACAGCGGATCAGCATCCTCAGCTTCAAGCCGTAGTGCCAGTCCCGCATCTCATGCAGCAGCGCCCACCCCAGGTGGAGCAAGAAGTGAGCGATCAGAAGATGAGAGACCACGTTCTGCAGCCTCCAATGGCAGTGGCAGTGGACCAGCAAGCCCCAGAACTCAAAAGTCCACTAGCGCATCGCCGGCCAGGTCAGAAAACAAATCCGGTTCTCACAGATCCCAAACTGGTTCTCCACATTCAGCGCGTTCAGCAAGTCCCACTTCGCAAAAAACTGGCAGATCTCGCTCTGGATCTGCTCAAAGTGCCAGGTCCGAAAGTCCAGGCTCTCCCACAAGTCGCAGATCTGGAAAATCCCATTCCCGTTCTCCCGGTCAAAAATCAAAAACTCCAGGATCCCCGCATTCCAATGCTTCCGGCTCAGCTCCTGGATCCCCTCAAAGCAACAAATCCGCTTCTCCAAAAAGCAGGAGATCTGGCAGTCCAGCAAGCAGAAGGTCACACACAAGTAGGAGATCTGGAAGTCAAACATCTCACACAAGCAGGCGATCAGGCAGTCAAACTTCCCACGCTAGTCGAAGATCAGGAAGTCAAACTTCACATGCAAGTAGGAGATCGGGAAGTCAGACTTCAAATGCTAGTAGGAGATCCGGAAGTAGGGCTTCCCCTGAGAGCAGGAGGTCTAGAAGTCGAGCATCTCGGGCTAGCAGAAGATCTGGAAGTCAGACTTCGCACGTTAGTAGAAGATCTGGAAGTAAAACATCTCCCGCTGGCAGAAGATCAGGAAGTCGAGCCTCGCGTACTAGCAGACGGTCTGGAAGTCGAGCCTCTCATGTCAGCAAAAGATCCGGAAGCCAAGCCTCTCATGCCAGCAGAAGGTCTGGAAGTCGAGCATCTCGTTCTAGCAAAAGATCCGGAAGCCAGACTTCGCACGCTAGTAGAAGATCTGGAAGTAAAACTTCTCCCGCTAGCAGATCAGGAAGTCATGCCTCACGTACTAGCAGAAGATCTAGAAGTCGAGTATCTCGTGCTAGCAAAAGATCGGGAAGTCAATCCTCTCGTGCCAGCAGAAGGTCTGGAAGTCGAGCATCTCGTTCTAGCAAAAGATCCGGAAGTCAAACCTCTCATACGAGCAGAAGGTCTGGAAGCCAAGCCTCTCGTGCCAGCAAAAGATCTGGAAGTCAAGCCTCTCATACCAGTAAAAGATCTGGAAGTCAAGCCTCTCATACCAGCAAAAGGTCTCGAAGTAGAGCGTCTCGTTCTAGCAAAAGATCCGAAAGTCGAGCCTCTCTTGCCAGCAAAAGGTCTGAAAGTCGAGCCTCTCGCGTCAGCAAAAGGTCTAGAAGTCGAGCTTCTCGATCTGACAGTCGGACCTCTAGGAGATCTGGAAGCCAGACATCTCATACGAGTAAAAGATCAGGAAGTCATACTTCGAGGACAAGTAGGCGATCTAGTTCTGCCGGTTCTGCAAAATCACATGGCAGTCCAAAGTCCAGAAGATCTGCGAGTCCCAAGGATAGAAGTGAAAATGAGTctgagaaatctttgaaaatcgcag GAGATGGCCAAGATAAAAAATCTGAGGATGGAAGCGACGTCGAGGGTCCAAGTCGCAAACGTAAAGAAAGCGAAAAATCTGAAGCAGAGATGGACCCGGTCCTCAAGAAGAAACGGGCGCTGATCGATTCTGATTCAGAGCCTGAACCCGAGAAAGAAACAGGTCCAGAGCCGACGGCTGATGCACTTTTTGGAGATGCGAGCGATATCAGTACTGATGATGAAAAAGATAAAACTGAAGAAACAACGGTGCAAGAAAGAAGAAGCAAAAGTCGAAGTCGTAGCAAAAGTCGCAGCAAAAGTAGGAGTAGAAGTAGGAGCAGAAGTAGAAGTCGCGGTCGTTCTGATAGTGGAGGAGAAGGACCTAGTACACAAAAACCATTAATCGAGGAT gATGAAGAGAAGGAAAAGGAAGATGAGGTAGAGCCTCCGCCCGAAACGAGAATCGACGTTGAAATTCCCAAAATTAGTACCGATCTCGGTAAGGAGATTCACTTTGTAAAACTGCCAAATTTTTTGTCCGTCGAAACAAGACCTTTCGACCATGAAACTTATGAAGATGAAATCGACGAGGAGGAAACTCTCGATGAAGAGGGTCGAGCCAGATTGAAACTTAAGGTCGAGAATACAATCCGCTGGAAGGACGTTTTCACGGAGAGTGGAAAAATGGTCAAGGAAAGCAATGCCAGATTTGTCCGGTGGTCAGATGGCAGCATGTCTCTTCACCTCGGCTCCGAAATTTTCGATGTCTATAAGCAACCTCTGCAGGGCGATCACAATCATCTTTATATTCGACAGGGAACTGGTCTGCAAGGCCAGGCCGTTTTCAGAACCAAGTTGACTTTCAGGCCTCACTCGACAGAGTCCTTTACGCACAGGAAGATGACCATGTCTTTGGCTGATAGATCTCAAAAGACATCTGGAATCAAGGTCCTTTCCCACGTCGGCTCGAATCCGGACCAAAACAAACACGAGATGATCAAG AAAGAAGAAGAGAAACTGCGAATGGCGATGCGGGTTCAGACAAAAAACACCAAGACACCGACTGGGAAAAGAAGTGCGGGTCGCGCGTCTGCCGGATACGCAGCAGATTCATATCATGATGAAGGTTCAGATGATGAAGGTGCCATTTCTCTCGCAGCGATTAAGAGCCAGTACAAGAAAG TAGCTTCCAATATATATTCCTCCGATGAAGATGGCTCAGACGTTGAAGCCGTGAGGCCAAAGAAAAACGTAAAAAGCAAGGCAATACAGGATTCCGACGAGTCCAATTCTGGGTCTGAAAGTGGATCTGGCAGTGGAGGAGAAGCTGAGGAAGCTGCTGAAAATGATGCTAGTGATTAA